The segment CTATAGATTCATGATCAGTAATAGAATTAATATTAGATTTCCTTAAAGTAAGTCCTTTGaaattatttgaattattCCCTGCAgtgataatttttttaattattcCATTAGAATTAGTAAAATTTCTAGAAAATGCACGATTTGGTAGTTCATTTGATTCTGATTCagataaattaaaagaaatttttttttttttttcattttttatattatcagATTTATCTTGTATAATTTTAGATGTTTCTTCCATATTTATAGTTGTTTTGGTACtttcatcattttcttttgtatttttttttttatctacATCTTCTTCATTTCTTTCTAACGGATTtccaaataaaaatactGAACATAAGTGATCcatatttgttttattatctatcataatattatttgaaaaaatatgatcatattttttgttctctaaaattttacttttatgaaaagaattataataatatttcacagggcttttattatctataattttaaaatttcGTATATCTACACAATctataatatcattatcattattaacATCATTTTCAGAATTCTCAGAATGCATTTTATTTGCCAATTCTGTATATACTTTTTcaattgtttttattacatCGGGTTTTTCAATTTCTTCTGATGAATAATCCTCTAAAATatcattttgttctttatcatttaattttgtattttcattagattttatttgtatattatttgtttgtgtattcatattataacaaTCTTTATTTTCAGAATTgatatcttcatttttatgtaaatctatattattatttatattattaatatttcctaaataattttcatttttatttgtttcaTAATCTAATTCgaatttatttatatcatttgCCAAATCTGACAAGTCATCGAATTTGTAATTGGTTTTATGTTTAATAATTTCTCTGGTTTTAGGAAATTGTGTTTTATTCAATGAAAgattcttttcatttttatatatattttcatttgtattccttatattattaattgttggtatttgtaattttatattagattgaacatttttattttcgTTTATGGTgatattttctttttttatttgataattattttgatttgatgtatttaaaataatagGATCAacattatcataattactatatataatagatTCTTTACTTATTTTTCTTAGAAATTCGTTAATTTGTTCTTTATGTATTGCTTCTTTACTATCTCCCATTATCATATCACCATTTGCATGAAATGAtgattttaattttttcctttgtctaacaaataatgtatttttttcatatttctTAAGATCATTATTGTTCACAATATCATTTTCCACATTTTCAttagaaatatttattacattcTTTTGCATTCGATTCATCATATCATCCTTTTGTGGTACTATTATTTCATATGATGAGCATTTTTTCCTATTAAAATCGTGTAAATgtgaaatattatttgtatcGTTATTTTCCTCCCTTAGGAAATTtgataaattatatgagttcatattttcattttttgaTATTTCTTTTGAACACATATCTTCTGGTGAAGAAGAAAAGATTCTTTTATGATACAAATCCATTTGTGAATGATACTTTGAAtttaataaacatatattttcatcaccatcattattattattattattattattgtttataGTTAGATTATCTTTACaagaattatatttttttacatatacatcatttttatcacTTGAATCTTTTATgttaattaaatatttatcttgtttatcaatatttaaattatataaaatatcgTTTTTAATTGAAtagttatatttatcattttcatcattcaaattattattatcctCATCATCTAAAGTTTCTGTAATTAATGTTTTATCATTTGAATCATTATTAATTGTATTCAAAATGAAAACGGGATTATCCAAATCATTTTTAACATTTaacttttctttttcaatTGTAGTATTATCACATTgattattttcatttatatctttaCTATTTAGAGCTTCTATGtcttttattaaattattatatttatttgaattttCTATTACCTTTGATATAGAACTCTTATAATGtgattttaatttttctcGTTGTCTTTTATAAACTTGTTCATGGTTTTCAAAACTtctgttttttttaagtaaTTCTTCTTCATGAGTTGTCATGTTATTTAATCTGTTAATTTTGAAATTTACAAATGAATCACTAAAATTCCTTTCATATTCTGTAAAATTAAGAACTTTTGTAATAACTTTATTTTCTGAGTAattaatttcattttttttctccttTATAACTGAAATTTTTGGAACATTCAAAAAATTTACTTCTTgattcttttcttttctttcttccaattttatattttttaaatcattattattttcattaatcACTTTTATGTTGTTTGAGTAAATTATTTCAGGTTGATTTTGAAAAGATATTTTATCactattatatacattCTGTTCTCTTTTGACGTCATCTAAGAATAGTACACTACTTTGTTCATCTTTTTTCGTATTCtcattatattcattatttttgctattatgattatttttattattatcatttttttcaatgttatttttttttggattATCAAATTTTTTGCCCTCTTCTAATTCATCCATAAAAGTTAcccctttttttttcacctttttcttattttcgttatttgaattttcattaaatattttgacATCATCTGAAAacattaattttttttttgtatttttatcGTTTCTGTTATCATcccattttttattttgtaaagatatatttttgttttctaattgcatattttcttcatccATTATTTTTGATTCATTTGAAAAAGTTATTTCATTTAacattttttcatttatatatgtgtcCACAACATTGCTTGtaagtttttttttcacatttgaattattttcttcGCAATATTCTTCAAGTGTATCTGAAAACATAactccttttttttttttttttttcatattttttaaattttcttcattattaatattatcatccGTAGGAACATTTGTTTTCATaatttcataattattcaaattaatatttttatctacatatgaaaaatcattattatcatttttataatttttatcattatcatacATATTGTCATGTATTGATAATGTATTAGTCGATGAGTTTTGGGAACATTGACTTATCTGATTATCTTCATTTGAGGAATAACTTTTAAGTCTATACTCACcatttacatatttaaaataagaaCTTGCATTAAGTGAATCATTTATTGAATCTTTTGAATTAACATAATTATCTAAAGATGTTGTACTATTATACTGTTTATATCTTTCGTTTTCTTTTTGACTTAATTCCTTTTGATTTAATTCCTTTTGATTTAATTCCTTTTCATTTGATTCCTTTTGATTTAATTCCTTTTGATTTGATTCCTTTTGATTTGAttccttttcattttcaCTTTCTTCCATTTTcacattttcattattaacATCAAAATGAACAATTATATTTCCCAATGCTTTTCTAATATCTGAACTGGAAGAATAAACTGTTTTTTTACGGTTAATAATAGTATATTTTCTGAGAGGATTTttggatatatatttattactttCACATGCAGATATATAAGCAAATGCGGGTGATAAGaaattacaaaaaagaCCACAGATTAAacttatataattaaaagtgtctgaaaataataaaccATTAGAAAATATCCATGCAAACAAAAAAGGAGCTACAcaaccaaaaaaaaaggcTAAATTATCTGAACATATATCCAGATTCATTAAATCATATCGCATTGATATTGAGCCTGTAATAACTTTAGGAGCTACAGCAACAAAGTTAAAGATGTACAAAATAGatgtattaattttttgaaaGGAATTATTcaaacaaaatattaacccaaatataaaataaaatatactaGTAAAAATGCTACTTAACCATATAGCTTTAGAAACATTAACTTCATCTGTTATTTCATTTCCCCATGATGGTATATTACTAACAAATCCGTAAGAATCAATAAAATTTGCAAACGTTTTTCCCATACAGTATGTTTTTATTCCTTCAATTTTActtatcatataatataaatttttcaaaaatatcttattattattattattattattattattgttattattattattattattattattattattattattattattattattattgttattatctTCAGGTTTTGTTTTCATTTCTTCCTTTTTATCATACTGCagataatttttttcctcTTTAATTGTTGTATTCCTCCTACTATTGGCatctttaattttatacTTGTGACATAAcaatttttcattattttttggattgattatttgatatatggtaaaaaaataatgttttctaggaaaatattttatttttatattatttgaacAGCGTgataaaatgatataataaatgcTATAacgaaatatatatatcttttctttatataaatgtgaAGGAATTTGGTAGAAAAATGGAcacttttttatatattcgaaattattatattgatgtatatttttttttgtagatattttaaatatgttttCTGTTTTTCTTTGTATGCTTTCTTTTATTTCAGTAGTTTCATAAAGATTATCTTTTCTATAAGCAAGTTCTGAAAGATAATCACtggatatatattttttttgttcgGTTATAGATTTCAATATTGGATAATCATGAAAAGATGGATTTTTATGTAGTTgtaatttctttttaaaattattaagtTCATTATAActatgataattttttattaaatctATTTCATAATGGGTtctatttaatataaatttatggTATATATTCAAGTTTCTAATAGATGAAATAGGGGAAGGGtctatataattttgaGATAGTAAATAAATGGTTGAAGAAAcagataaatataaaaatgaactCATAAATATCATAAAAACAACATATTGATAATTTATTGTTTCTTCCAATCCTTTTGAGGATAAATGAATGCATATAATTGCATTAATAAGATAGCCAATAGTAAAACctgatattattattctttcATACCCCCCTGTActtgtataataatatccATTAAACATAGCATCTAAAAGATTTAAAGAACATTTTGTTATCTTTATTTCTGGatatatttgaaataatatagtatatccatataatttaataataaatatatcaattATTTTCGATATGACTAGTATTCCACAAATATTGTTGCATATATTTCctaaatgatataaaaaagaaacaaatttatatttctcattagacataaaatattttataactGCACTATATTCAATTCTTTGTTCAAAGTTTTTGTTTTTTGGTATCATAGTCATAGCCCTTAAAATCATTAAGCTGCAAAAAACAGCTACCGAACACACGAACACATTCCCAAATATTACTGGGATCCATCCTACTTCATCTATTAAACTTGGAATATCAAATAGACCTACAGAAACAAACAAAAGGAAATaacaaattaatataaaaataaataaataaatataaatataaataaataaataaataaatatatatatatatatatatatatatattttgtacaTGGTGTTtctttaataattttaaatattagATTCAATTCTTAAAAAAGAAACTTAAAGTaataaacatttatataacaatatattcATGTGACTAATTTGTAATTTCTATTgaaacattttattttattttatttttttacaaattaaatttattaaatggtaaatgtattatttttatcttttacttattatataaataaatatacatttatatatttataatttatataattataccTGAACCAATACTTtgattaaataaatatataaaggaAGCAAAAGGTCCAATAGTTTTTGTGTATTTCCATGTTATGGTACGAAATCTTTTTCTACTTCTTACaaatttttgtttgttattttttttattataatttgaaAACCCTATGTTAGATAACCATTTTAGATTCAtcttcataaaaaaaaaaaaaaaaaaaaaaaaaaaaagaagaaaaaagaaaaaagaaataagaAAATGTTCAAAAAAACAAGCCAAAGTcacttaaaaaaatatgtgaTGTTATTCATTATGTATAGAAGTAATTTTTGTGTAATATTTAACTTGAACATATAGAAAAACTTGCTATgtattcataaaaaaaaaaaaaaagaaatatatatatatatatatatatatatattaacatattaatatattgatatattaacttatacatatatatttcccAAATCTGGTAAACACAAAATCTATAGGTTTTTGTGTGCGTGcaataattattacataaCAATATACACACTATTGATTAAAGagaaaatgaataaatatataatttgattacatatttatagatttataaattttataatatatatgattttttttttttttttttttttttaataactTTTGAATTTTActgaattttttaatatctaCACATTCGttttaattatacataaaaaaaatatgaaattaatatatatatatatatatatatagtatatatattgtaacATATGTGCttgttttataattatataaaacatacAAATGTTTATAAATGAACAAGTTATAAAcattcataaaaaaaagtacattttttataaaacaaaaatatttaaaaatgtttttataatctttaatttcttatttaggtttattatatatattttttattttatttaatactTCCTTctcatttatttattttttattttgtaagaaggaattattatattcaaggacatttaaaatataaaaacattacattatattaaaaaNNNNNNNNNNNNNNNNNNNNNNNNNNNNNNNNNNNNNNNNNNNNNNNNNNNNNNNNNNNNNNNNNNNNNNNNNNNNNNNNNNNNNNNNNNNNNNNNNNNNNNNNNNNNNNNNNNNNNNNNNNNNNNNNNNNNNNNNNNNNNNNNNNNNNNNNNNNNNNNNNNNNNNNNNNNNNNNNNNNNNNNNNNNNNNNNNNNNNNNNNNNNNNNNNNNNNNNNNNNNNNNNNNNNNNNNNNNNNNNNNNNNNNNNNNNNNNNNNNNNNNNNNNNNNNNNNNNNNNNNNNNNNNNNNNNNNNNNNNNNNNNNNNNNNNNNNNNNNaaattaaaaaaaaaaaaaattaaatttaaataaaaaaaaaaaaaaaaaaaaaaaaaaaaaaaaaaggaaataattaaatatataaataaatgaataaaacCTGAAAATGTTCCTTAATTcaattataattttatagTTACATATGATTATTAAAGATAGAGCAAATATGTtctaataaaaaaatgatcaTAACATTTTCCTCTTTTAtaggaaaaaaatttatttcaCACATGctctatattatttttaataaattgCTCCAATTTCTTCAGTACCATTAGTTTAATATAcagtataaaaaaaaaaaaaaaaaaaaaaaataaaaatgtttattgttatattaaataaataattcaGAAAATCAAttacaaaatgaaaaaaaaaaaaaaaaaaaaatatatatatatatatatatatatatataagttatattttgcctttatttttttattgaaatatattaaaacaatgtgtaaataaatgaataaataaatatatatatatatatatatatatatatcattatggatattaaaaaaaatgtatgttaaaaaatattttaagggaaaaaaaaaaatagagGAGCActaaattatttttatttcgAATTAATGAAgacaaattttttttttttttttttcccatttttcaacattaaaaaataatgtgaTTTAAAATAgagaaaaaatgaaaaacaaattaaacaagcaatataatataatataataaataataattcgttttgttattttaaaattttatataatattagaaatttttattgtttttttctttaaatatataaataacattttttataatatatatatatatatatataataataatatttaaggaaatattaaaagtgGGTTCATATATACATCATATAGTGTAATTAaagtaatatttttatattctgtcataaaataaatatatgttataataaaatactTAAGTGAAAAAATAggtaaatataatacatataatatattcttatttattttatattattataataaggaaattatattttatatggtttcaattttttttttcttttttttttaaataagaggaatattttatttatatattttattttaataaacatattatattctattataaaaaataattttctttatataaattcCCTGGAGGTAGTAGAAGATTAtttaatgtattatatattatatataatatatattataaaatattcatattcaaattaaatatatagtaccattattttaaaaaaaataaagtaaataaatatattatatatatatatatttaatatattgtatatattcgcagatttatttaaaagttttgtatatcattaaaaaagaataagaaatatgaataaaattatacataatattttttgtagACTTTTTcgattttttattttttcaatatatatttataatataaaaataaacatttgggattttatttttttttaattactttataatattttacttttttgGTTATATAGAACgattattttaaaatgtttttaattatatgataaaaaaaaaaaaaatttatatatctatatctttatatatatgtttatatgtttccctttttttttttttttttttttttttttttttttttttttttatttttNNNNNNNNNNNNNNNNNNNNNNNNNNNNNNNNNNNNNNNNNNNNNNNNNNNNNNNNNNNNNNNNNNNNNNNNNNNNNNNNNNNNNNNNNNNNNNNNNNNNNNNNNNNNNNNNNNNNNNNNNNNNNNNNNNNNNNNNNNNNNNNNNNNNNNNNNNNNNNNNNNNNNNNNNNNNNNNNNNNNNNNNNNNNNNNNNNNNNNNNNNNNNNNNNNNNNNNNNNNNNNNNNNNNNNNNNNNNNNNNNNNNNNNNNNNNNNNNNNNNNNNNNNNNNNNNNNNNNNNNNNNNNNNNNNNNNNNNNNNNNNNNNNNNNNNNNNNNNNNNNNNNNNNNNNNNNNNNNNNNNNNNNNNNNNNNNNNNNNNNNNNNNNNNNNNNNNNNNNNNNNNNNNNNNNNNNNtttttttttttttttttttttttttttttaaaaaaatattttttttaatttttttttatttttttaaaaaaaaaaaaaaaattttttttttttttttttttttttttttttttttttttttctttttttttttttttttttttttttttttttttttgtttataaatttatgaatggttcataatattatttttttatttcttataatttaatttcattttacttaattttttataaaatgtcATATATGTTATACCATTTACATAGCGGCTGGGACGTTGACCAAGCTATATTAAGCGAAGAAGAAAGATTAGTTTGTATTCGTTTTGGTCATGATTATGACCCAGATTGTATGAAAATGGATGagttattatttaaagTAGTAGAAgacataaaaaatttttgtGTTATTTATTTAGTAGATATAACAGAAGTTCCTGACTTTAATACTATGTATGAATTATATGACCCTGTTTCTgttatgtttttttatcGAAACAAACATATGATGATTGATCTGGGTACtggaaataataataaaattaattggcctatgaataataaacaaGAATTTATTGATATCGTAGAAACAATTTTTAGAGGTGCAAGAAAAGGAAGAGGTTTAGTTATATCCCCAAAAGATTATTCAACCAAATATAAGTActgaattattataatgttGAAAAGTATagatacatatatatatgtatagtTGTCAATATATgctattttattatttattatttattattattttttattttattttttttgttttattgaaatataaaaataatgttatatcataatgaaacatctattttttatatggGATATACTGATTTAATATGTATTCACTCAAATTAAAATgttatgttttttttttttttttcattttataaaatatatatatatatatatatatatatatgtataacCTTTTGGAAAAACATAACCATATaacaaattaatattttaaaaataaaaaatattcatatatatatttttttgtaaaaataaatttatttgttcttgtgttaaaaaaaaaaaaaaaataatatataaaagaattaataatttaagtGTAAAAATTTTgcatttctttttatatttattcttataggaattttatttttttacacATCTAtaacacaaaaaaaattcaacaaatattataattaaacaaatatatacacaaaaaaaaaaaaaaaaaatgatgcataggaataataaattaatatgaaaccataaatgataacaatttaaaaattgAAGGGAAATGAATATTGACAAAATTAATAAGgaagaataataaaaaaaataaaaataaaaagtaaatatTCTTGgtaaaaattattacattattcattttacatgagtaaaaaaatatatatacataaatataaataaataaatatatatatatatatatatgttgttatagaaataatacacatggtataaaaaattataactTAGTActatgaaaaaaattaatttaaagATTACAAAcgaaaaaaagaaatatatacatacatatatatatatatatatataattatttatttatgaattttttctttatcaatccatttttatgtttaatattatgttttaCACATTTTTGAGGttgcaaaaaaaaaaaaaaaaataataaaataaaaaaaaaaataaataatttcgACAAGTTTTATAAAGATTATTCCGTTTtattaagaaaataaaagtcTGCAATTTGAAATAACAAGTTCTTATTTACAGGTATATTATGTCgtatatatgatttatttaGTTTAATAACttcataaaaaatgatacacacattttcattttcctccataatattttttttaaagagAACAGAATTAGGATATATACTAACAACTtgatttaattttataattttgaGTTCAGTTTTATTAACAGGTAAAGCAGCATTAGTAAAAAATGCACTGACaatactttttttaatattatttatggATTCATGATTTTCAATACCACAAGTTGTAATGGGTATATCAATTTTTTCACATATACTTAATAGTTGTGTTTTCACATCTTTAACTTTAATAAGTGTATGATATTGTAAAAAATGATCATAACAAAATGAGGTAGagaaattattttcttcacattgtttgtaaatatttaaaaagagTAAGAAATCACCTCCACCTTCaataataaacatttttttaatattttctgcttctttttctttacCCTTTtgaacataaaaaatattattagCATGTGTTAACATGGATGCaacatttaatatttcatcaacacaattatatttttctgCAGCGGATAAAATCATTTTACTTGATTTTACATCTGTTGGAAATTCTGCCATTTTGCGTCCTGTCCTAGTCAAATTTCCTTCATCATTTAAAGCACctaaagaatataaaagttCTAATCctttaataataacaatcGGAGAAGGAGGATCTAGAAAAtcaaaattaataatatcatcCATACCCAAACTttttaataacaatatCATACTACTAATTTCACATCTTTGTATTTCAGGAATTGAATTATCACTTAAATCAATAAATgatttttttgtaaataatCGAAAACATTTCCCATCTCTTTTTCTTCCTGCTCTACCTGTCCTTTGATTCACTGATGCTTTAGAACATGGTAGAGTAACTAAAGATTCTATACCTGAATTAGggttatatattttttgtttacATAAACCTGAATCAATAACATATACAATATTGTCTATAGTTATACTTGTTTCACAAATATTTGttgataaaataattttccttcttattttattattcgtatttattcttttaagTTCTTCTATTTCTTCgttaatatttcttttattctTACTTTGTGATACATTCATTTTGGAATTATTACctacattatttttatcatttttatcattatttttattatttttatcatttttttcatttttttcatttttttcatttttatcattttttttattatttttatcatttttttcatttttattatttttttcattttcaccattttcatcatcttTATGGTTTTTATTACTTTCATCCTTCTTATCATTAATATCTTCTAAAAACTTCATATTGTCTTCTTCAGTAACATCTTCAAATATACGTGCCTGATATTCTACAGGCAAAGAGGAATAAATAGGTAATATGACCAGGTTACGATATTTTGGAGCCAGctcatttaatttattttctagTTCCTGTTGTACTAATTCAATTTCATATTGTCCTGGTAAAAATACTAAAATATCCCCTTTTCCTTGAGTTATATGTATTTGTAATATAGTTATTACAATGGCtgatatataattactttcattatttattgtatagtatatatctacattatattttcttcctGGTACATAAAAAATGGGTGCACAATTAAAGTAAGTAGATATTTTTTCTGCATCTAAAGTAGCTGAAGATATAACAACTCTAATATTTTCTCTAAAGTTACATATATCTTTTACTATGGGCAGAATAACATCTGTGTGTAAAGCTCTTTCATGTGCTTCATCAATAATTAAAACAGATATATCTTCTAATGTTggattatataataacagACGTAAAAACATACCATCTGtcatatacataattttgGTAGCTTCActtgttttattttgaaatCTAATTACATATCCAACTTCTTTACCTATTTTTACATTCATTTCTTCTGCTACCCTATTTGCTATAGCTATACATGCAATTCTTCTTGGTTGAgtacaaataatattaccATACATGTGATATTTacattcatataaatattgaGTTAATTGTGTACTTTTTCCACTACCTGTTTCACCTActaatattaaaattttattattttttatagcTTTCAATATATCATATCTATAACTATATATAGGTAACCTTTTCCTTTCatcaataatttttttcattttcttttcttttcttttttttatatcttcaaaaagtttttctaattctttttctttttcattcaTACCATAAAAACTTTCTAAATGTACAAATTCAACAACATCCGTAAGTccattttcatttaattcGGA is part of the Plasmodium reichenowi strain SY57 chromosome 12, whole genome shotgun sequence genome and harbors:
- a CDS encoding amino acid transporter, putative produces the protein MNLKWLSNIGFSNYNKKNNKQKFVRSRKRFRTITWKYTKTIGPFASFIYLFNQSIGSGLFDIPSLIDEVGWIPVIFGNVFVCSVAVFCSLMILRAMTMIPKNKNFEQRIEYSAVIKYFMSNEKYKFVSFLYHLGNICNNICGILVISKIIDIFIIKLYGYTILFQIYPEIKITKCSLNLLDAMFNGYYYTSTGGYERIIISGFTIGYLINAIICIHLSSKGLEETINYQYVVFMIFMSSFLYLSVSSTIYLLSQNYIDPSPISSIRNLNIYHKFILNRTHYEIDLIKNYHSYNELNNFKKKLQLHKNPSFHDYPILKSITEQKKYISSDYLSELAYRKDNLYETTEIKESIQRKTENIFKISTKKNIHQYNNFEYIKKCPFFYQIPSHLYKEKIYIFRYSIYYIILSRCSNNIKIKYFPRKHYFFTIYQIINPKNNEKLLCHKYKIKDANSRRNTTIKEEKNYLQYDKKEEMKTKPEDNNNNNNNNNNNNNNNNNNNNNNNNNNNNNKIFLKNLYYMISKIEGIKTYCMGKTFANFIDSYGFVSNIPSWGNEITDEVNVSKAIWLSSIFTSIFYFIFGLIFCLNNSFQKINTSILYIFNFVAVAPKVITGSISMRYDLMNLDICSDNLAFFFGCVAPFLFAWIFSNGLLFSDTFNYISLICGLFCNFLSPAFAYISACESNKYISKNPLRKYTIINRKKTVYSSSSDIRKALGNIIVHFDVNNENVKMEESENEKESNQKESNQKELNQKESNEKELNQKELNQKELSQKENERYKQYNSTTSLDNYVNSKDSINDSLNASSYFKYVNGEYRLKSYSSNEDNQISQCSQNSSTNTLSIHDNMYDNDKNYKNDNNDFSYVDKNINLNNYEIMKTNVPTDDNINNEENLKNMKKKKKKGVMFSDTLEEYCEENNSNVKKKLTSNVVDTYINEKMLNEITFSNESKIMDEENMQLENKNISLQNKKWDDNRNDKNTKKKLMFSDDVKIFNENSNNENKKKVKKKGVTFMDELEEGKKFDNPKKNNIEKNDNNKNNHNSKNNEYNENTKKDEQSSVLFLDDVKREQNVYNSDKISFQNQPEIIYSNNIKVINENNNDLKNIKLEERKEKNQEVNFLNVPKISVIKEKKNEINYSENKVITKVLNFTEYERNFSDSFVNFKINRLNNMTTHEEELLKKNRSFENHEQVYKRQREKLKSHYKSSISKVIENSNKYNNLIKDIEALNSKDINENNQCDNTTIEKEKLNVKNDLDNPVFILNTINNDSNDKTLITETLDDEDNNNLNDENDKYNYSIKNDILYNLNIDKQDKYLINIKDSSDKNDVYVKKYNSCKDNLTINNNNNNNNNDGDENICLLNSKYHSQMDLYHKRIFSSSPEDMCSKEISKNENMNSYNLSNFLREENNDTNNISHLHDFNRKKCSSYEIIVPQKDDMMNRMQKNVINISNENVENDIVNNNDLKKYEKNTLFVRQRKKLKSSFHANGDMIMGDSKEAIHKEQINEFLRKISKESIIYSNYDNVDPIILNTSNQNNYQIKKENITINENKNVQSNIKLQIPTINNIRNTNENIYKNEKNLSLNKTQFPKTREIIKHKTNYKFDDLSDLANDINKFELDYETNKNENYLGNINNINNNIDLHKNEDINSENKDCYNMNTQTNNIQIKSNENTKLNDKEQNDILEDYSSEEIEKPDVIKTIEKVYTELANKMHSENSENDVNNDNDIIDCVDIRNFKIIDNKSPVKYYYNSFHKSKILENKKYDHIFSNNIMIDNKTNMDHLCSVFLFGNPLERNEEDVDKKKNTKENDESTKTTINMEETSKIIQDKSDNIKNEKKKKISFNLSESESNELPNRAFSRNFTNSNGIIKKIITAGNNSNNFKGLTLRKSNINSITDHESIDYKELNEIIDSNDKDLNKNMSDKIEIMKIRIHVYPYILQKYHVETTYVLLGCLTTFSFVGIITDLLFG
- a CDS encoding mitosis protein dim1, putative, whose product is MLYHLHSGWDVDQAILSEEERLVCIRFGHDYDPDCMKMDELLFKVVEDIKNFCVIYLVDITEVPDFNTMYELYDPVSVMFFYRNKHMMIDLGTGNNNKINWPMNNKQEFIDIVETIFRGARKGRGLVISPKDYSTKYKY